A window of Cryptomeria japonica chromosome 3, Sugi_1.0, whole genome shotgun sequence contains these coding sequences:
- the LOC131078239 gene encoding serine/threonine-protein kinase CBK1-like yields MPIVPRGIFKVREDIPEAYSTIGTPDYIAPEVLLKKGYGMECDWWSLGAIMYEMLVGYPPFYSDEPMATCQKIVNWRTHLKFPEEAKLSAEAKDLISKLLCNVEQRLGTKGAHELKARPWFKGIQWDKLYQMEAAFFPEVNDELGTQNFEKFEEAGSQMQSSSRTGPWRKMLSSKDVNFVGYTYKNFEIVNDHQVPGIAELRKKSKPKRPSIKTLFDPIVVGKEPIQGSFLNMLPTQIETSESPEPSPPGIISSPNRLSSFQPHPLHPR; encoded by the coding sequence ATGCCGATCGTTCCCAGAGGTATATTTAAGGTccgtgaagatattccagaggcaTATTCAACTATTGGTACACCAGATTATATAGCCCCTGAAGTCTTATTGAAGAAAGGTTATGGAATGGAGTGTGATTGGTGGTCACTTGGAGCTATTATGTATGAAATGTTGGTGGGTTATCCACCATTCTATTCTGATGAACCAATGGCAACTTGTCAGAAGATAGTGAACTGGAGAACTCACCTTAAATTCCCAGAAGAAGCCAAGTTGTCAGCAGAGGCAAAAGATCTTATTAGTAAACTGCTTTGCAATGTAGAGCAGAGGCTTGGAACTAAAGGCGCTCATGAATTAAAGGCACGTCCATGGTTTAAAGGCATTCAATGggacaaattatatcaaatggaggCAGCATTTTTTCCAGAAGTGAATGATGAGCTTGGCactcaaaattttgagaaatttgaaGAGGCTGGATCACAAATGCAATCTTCATCCAGGACAGGTCCATGGAGAAAGATGCTTTCTTCAAAGGATGTAAATTTTGTAGGTTATACCTACAAAAACTTTGAAATTGTTAATGATCATCAAGTACCCGGTATTGCAGAGTTGAGGAAGAAAAGTAAACCCAAGCGGCCTTCCATCAAAACTTTATTTGATCCAATTGTTGTTGGTAAAGAACCAATCCAAGGAAGTTTTTTAAACATGTTGCCGACACAAATTGAAACATCTGAAAGTCCAGAGCCATCGCCACCAGGTATTATCTCTTCACCAAATCGGTTGTCTTCTTTTCAGCCACATCCTCTGCATCCCAGATGA